A single window of Onychostoma macrolepis isolate SWU-2019 chromosome 16, ASM1243209v1, whole genome shotgun sequence DNA harbors:
- the si:ch73-90p23.1 gene encoding free fatty acid receptor 3-like — protein sequence MAWTVSLSNLVLAVYGFTLITGLPANVLAFYTFFRKVRQRSTPMDVLLLSLTISDLIFLFFLPFRMVEAANMKWTLPYFLCPLSGFIFYSTIYNSTFHLTAISVERYLGVAFPIKYKLKRKPRNAVIASVIFWVVSMAHCSIVYIMQYHDHSNPNFTDPSKRNTCYEEFSTEQLKILLPVRLELFAVLFLTPFLICCFCYIKFIHILSNLPNINAKKRYRAIGMALGTLLVFIICFMPYNISHVVGYVGNYSPDWRVYALLTSTFNACLDPFIFYFSSSALRGTFKNVFQELSRRLLVPCCRSPLYCPLLNCSSTEEKTQSTTDSSL from the coding sequence ATGGCGTGGACGGTGTCTCTGAGTAACCTGGTGTTAGCAGTCTACGGATTCACACTGATCACAGGCCTTCCCGCCAACGTCTTGGCTTTCTACACCTTCTTCCGGAAGGTCCGCCAGCGCTCCACCCCGATGGACGTGCTTTTACTCAGTTTAACCATCTCTGACCTTATCTTCCTCTTTTTCCTGCCGTTTCGCATGGTGGAGGCGGCCAACATGAAATGGACGCTGCCTTACTTCCTCTGTCCGCTGTCGGGATTCATCTTCTACTCCACCATCTACAACAGCACCTTCCACCTGACGGCCATCAGCGTGGAGCGCTACCTGGGTGTGGCTTTCCCCATTAAATACAAGCTCAAACGCAAACCTCGGAATGCAGTGATAGCCAGCGTCATATTCTGGGTGGTTTCAATGGCGCACTGCAGTATCGTCTACATCATGCAATACCACGATCATTCGAACCCCAACTTCACCGATCCATCCAAACGTAACACCTGTTATGAAGAATTCAGCACCGAACAGCTCAAGATCCTCCTTCCGGTTCGCCTGGAGCTTTTCGCGGTGCTCTTTCTCACGCCGTTCCTCATCTGCTGCTTCTGCTACATCAAATTCATCCACATCCTCTCCAATCTGCCCAACATCAACGCCAAGAAGCGGTATAGAGCCATCGGGATGGCGTTGGGCACGCTTCTGGTCTTCATTATCTGCTTCATGCCCTACAACATCTCGCACGTGGTTGGATATGTAGGCAACTACAGCCCCGACTGGCGAGTGTATGCGCTGCTCACCAGCACGTTTAACGCGTGCCTCGATCCGTTCATATTCTACTTCTCTTCTTCAGCGCTTAGAGGAACTTTCAAGAACGTCTTCCAGGAGCTGTCGAGGCGGCTGCTCGTGCCCTGCTGCCGCTCGCCTCTCTATTGTCCTCTGTTGAACTGTTCGAGCACagaggagaaaactcagagcacGACCGACAGCTCTTTGTAA